One Desulfarculaceae bacterium DNA window includes the following coding sequences:
- a CDS encoding response regulator yields MTQLEVDLKYLGVLDKALQITEELGPEAAARYVRSSYRLLSKVYHPDLHQQNKQAAEEGQRRLNAVKERLDMTSDRELCDFLKSAARPRTGHPRVMVVEDEEGLAQNLADLLALEGYHVATAPDGLAGLRTHLTFRPELVISDILMPIMDGVEMVRTLRERDPGLKVIFISGFFGTRSIQNGLMQEIEDFGYPRLAKPFRPSQLLELVRRALG; encoded by the coding sequence ATGACTCAGCTCGAGGTGGACCTGAAATATCTGGGCGTGCTGGACAAGGCCCTGCAAATCACCGAGGAGCTGGGGCCCGAGGCGGCGGCGCGCTACGTGCGCTCCTCCTACCGCCTGCTCTCCAAGGTCTATCACCCGGACCTGCACCAGCAGAACAAACAGGCCGCCGAGGAAGGCCAGCGCCGCCTCAACGCCGTCAAGGAGCGGTTGGATATGACCAGCGACCGCGAGCTGTGCGATTTTCTCAAAAGCGCCGCCCGGCCCCGCACCGGCCACCCGCGCGTCATGGTGGTGGAGGACGAGGAGGGCCTGGCTCAGAACCTGGCCGATCTGTTGGCCCTGGAAGGCTACCACGTGGCCACCGCGCCCGACGGCCTGGCCGGGCTGCGCACCCACCTCACCTTCCGGCCCGAGCTGGTGATCAGCGACATACTCATGCCCATAATGGACGGGGTGGAGATGGTGCGCACCCTTAGGGAGCGCGACCCCGGCCTTAAGGTGATCTTCATCTCCGGCTTCTTCGGCACCCGCTCCATCCAGAACGGGCTGATGCAGGAGATCGAAGATTTCGGCTACCCCCGCCTGGCCAAGCCCTTTAGGCCCAGCCAGCTTTTGGAGCTGGTGCGCCGGGCATTGGGATAG
- a CDS encoding DUF134 domain-containing protein, producing MARPRKPRSCGCTFCGSAYHPAGVPVHSIEQISLFPDELEALRLCDMEGLTQQEAGKRMGISRGTVQRLVKEARAKVARALVEGAALVFTQQDSEFPQIKS from the coding sequence ATGGCCAGACCCCGCAAACCCCGTTCCTGCGGCTGCACCTTTTGCGGCTCGGCCTATCACCCGGCCGGGGTGCCGGTGCACAGCATCGAACAGATCAGCCTGTTCCCCGACGAGCTGGAGGCGCTCCGGCTCTGCGACATGGAGGGCCTGACCCAGCAGGAGGCGGGCAAGCGCATGGGCATCAGCCGGGGCACGGTGCAGCGCCTGGTCAAGGAGGCTAGGGCCAAGGTGGCCCGCGCCCTGGTGGAGGGCGCGGCCTTGGTCTTCACCCAGCAGGACAGCGAGTTCCCGCAAATCAAAAGCTAA
- a CDS encoding menaquinone biosynthesis decarboxylase, translating into MQAPNNMRQFLDDLEKRGELKRISEEVDPYLEVTALADPVMKATGPALLFEKVKDASCPLGINLFGSRRRMALALGVEDLEEIASRLRGLLELELPQGGLVAKLMSVLPKLKELKAFAPKQVKEAPCQEVVLSGEDASLDLLPILTCWPDDAGPFITLPQVITADPDTGKHNVGMYRLQRFDAHTTGMHWHRHKGGAAHYDRARELGQKLPVAVAIGGPPASTYAACAPLPENLPEYMFTGFLMRRPLEVVKAQTSDLMVPAQAEVILEGYVDPAEALRTEGPFGDHTGYYSLADEYPVFHITTITHRKDFLYPTTIVGIPPMEDYYLGMATERLFLPLIQTVLPEVVDYHMPAEGVFHNLVFVAIDKKHPGQAYKVMNALWGQGQMMFAKLIVVVDGDVDVQDPQRAWWEALNHIDPQRDVLFTRGPADALDHAAQLPFLHSKMGIDGTKKLPGEGFTRPWPDRIEMTPSVQQAALKQLQGWGLLPPEK; encoded by the coding sequence ATGCAGGCGCCCAACAACATGCGGCAGTTCCTGGACGACCTGGAAAAGCGGGGCGAGCTCAAACGCATCAGCGAGGAAGTGGACCCCTACCTGGAGGTCACCGCCCTGGCCGACCCGGTGATGAAGGCCACGGGACCGGCCCTGCTTTTTGAAAAGGTCAAGGACGCCTCTTGCCCCCTGGGCATCAACCTCTTCGGCTCGCGCCGCCGCATGGCCCTGGCCCTGGGGGTGGAGGACCTGGAAGAGATCGCCTCGCGCCTACGGGGCCTGTTGGAGCTGGAGCTGCCCCAAGGCGGCCTGGTGGCCAAGCTGATGAGCGTGTTGCCCAAGCTCAAGGAGCTCAAGGCCTTCGCGCCCAAGCAAGTGAAGGAGGCCCCCTGCCAGGAGGTGGTGCTCAGCGGCGAAGACGCCAGCCTGGATCTGTTGCCCATCCTCACCTGCTGGCCCGACGACGCCGGGCCCTTCATCACCCTGCCCCAGGTCATCACCGCCGATCCCGACACCGGCAAGCACAACGTGGGCATGTACCGCCTCCAGCGCTTCGACGCGCACACCACGGGCATGCACTGGCACCGCCACAAGGGCGGCGCGGCTCACTATGACCGGGCTCGGGAGCTGGGGCAAAAATTGCCCGTGGCCGTGGCCATCGGCGGGCCGCCGGCCTCCACCTACGCGGCCTGCGCGCCCCTGCCCGAAAACCTGCCCGAGTACATGTTTACGGGCTTCTTGATGCGCCGCCCCCTGGAGGTGGTCAAGGCCCAGACCAGCGATCTCATGGTCCCGGCCCAGGCCGAGGTGATCCTGGAAGGCTACGTGGACCCGGCCGAGGCGCTGCGCACCGAAGGCCCCTTCGGCGACCACACCGGCTATTACTCCCTGGCCGACGAATACCCGGTGTTCCACATCACCACCATCACCCATCGCAAGGACTTCCTCTATCCCACCACCATCGTGGGCATCCCGCCCATGGAGGACTACTACCTGGGCATGGCCACCGAGCGCCTGTTCCTGCCGCTCATCCAGACGGTGCTGCCCGAGGTGGTGGACTATCACATGCCCGCCGAAGGGGTGTTCCACAACCTGGTGTTCGTGGCCATCGACAAGAAGCACCCCGGCCAGGCCTACAAGGTGATGAACGCCCTGTGGGGACAAGGGCAGATGATGTTCGCCAAGCTCATCGTGGTAGTGGACGGCGACGTGGATGTGCAGGATCCGCAGCGCGCCTGGTGGGAGGCGCTCAACCACATCGACCCCCAGCGCGACGTGCTCTTCACCCGGGGCCCGGCCGACGCCCTGGACCATGCGGCCCAGCTGCCTTTCCTGCACTCCAAGATGGGCATCGACGGCACCAAGAAGCTGCCCGGCGAGGGCTTCACCCGCCCCTGGCCAGACCGCATCGAGATGACCCCCTCGGTGCAGCAGGCGGCGCTCAAGCAGCTCCAGGGCTGGGGCCTGTTGCCCCCGGAGAAATGA
- a CDS encoding cytochrome P460 family protein, with translation MALKIMLMGLLAGALLLGMALAAGGEPSAPPPEAKALWLHITKASPYTTWGSWSDYQGVQRARSPHGPLNRVFVNQAGLDSSKPPVAHGTIEVKTVESAAGKLKGLVVMYKAKGYNPKAGDWFWARYASDGEVLASGKLNHCIRCHSVLADNDYIMVHHFP, from the coding sequence ATGGCTTTGAAAATCATGCTCATGGGCCTGTTGGCCGGGGCGCTCCTGCTGGGCATGGCCCTGGCCGCCGGCGGCGAACCCTCAGCGCCCCCGCCCGAGGCCAAGGCCCTGTGGCTGCACATCACCAAGGCCTCGCCCTACACCACCTGGGGTTCCTGGTCCGATTACCAGGGCGTGCAGCGGGCCCGCTCGCCCCACGGCCCCCTGAACCGGGTGTTCGTGAACCAGGCGGGCCTGGATTCGAGCAAGCCACCGGTGGCCCACGGCACCATCGAGGTCAAGACGGTGGAAAGCGCGGCGGGCAAGCTCAAGGGACTGGTGGTGATGTACAAGGCCAAGGGCTACAACCCCAAGGCCGGGGACTGGTTCTGGGCCCGCTACGCCTCGGACGGCGAGGTGCTGGCCTCGGGCAAGCTGAACCACTGCATCCGCTGCCACTCGGTGCTGGCGGACAACGACTACATTATGGTGCACCACTTTCCCTAG
- a CDS encoding HAD-IB family hydrolase: protein MGQPAAIFDVDRTLVVPTSMEKVFVPFLIRRRYLRAPDLARYLIYWAKGLGHDHPAQNKAHLQGKDPGELERLAAECFRDEIMPRISDQGRRQVANHRAQGHLVVLLSGTLEPLADQLKEELDADLALAARLEVKGGMFSGELDGQRPYGQEKARLVRELCRTHGIDLKSSYAYGDHHSDYPLLSMVGHPHAVNPDHGLRVKAKERGWPILHF from the coding sequence ATGGGTCAGCCCGCCGCCATATTCGACGTGGACCGCACTCTGGTGGTGCCCACCTCCATGGAAAAGGTGTTCGTGCCTTTTCTCATCCGGCGGCGTTATCTGCGCGCCCCGGACCTGGCCCGCTATCTGATCTACTGGGCCAAGGGCCTGGGCCACGACCACCCGGCCCAAAACAAGGCCCATCTCCAGGGCAAGGACCCCGGCGAGTTGGAGCGCCTGGCCGCCGAGTGCTTCCGCGACGAGATCATGCCCCGCATCAGCGACCAGGGCCGCCGCCAGGTGGCCAACCATAGGGCCCAGGGCCATTTGGTGGTGCTCTTGTCCGGCACCTTGGAGCCCCTGGCCGACCAGTTGAAAGAGGAGCTGGACGCGGACCTGGCCTTGGCCGCCAGGCTGGAGGTCAAGGGAGGCATGTTCTCCGGCGAGCTGGACGGGCAGCGCCCCTATGGCCAGGAAAAGGCCCGCCTGGTGCGCGAGCTGTGCCGCACCCACGGCATCGACCTGAAAAGCTCCTATGCCTACGGCGACCACCACTCGGACTACCCCCTGCTCTCCATGGTGGGCCACCCCCACGCGGTCAACCCGGACCACGGCTTGCGCGTCAAAGCTAAAGAGCGCGGCTGGCCTATTCTTCACTTTTAA
- a CDS encoding CDP-alcohol phosphatidyltransferase family protein — protein sequence MPLMMSTANLITLLRLPLLILVVILLYLPGATPSFMALFLLPVLYLMDWLDGYVARFKDEVTDLGSVLDIAVDRVVENVLWIVFVHLGAVPLWVGLVFIIRSFLVDGLREFALVKGYSAFGMMSSPLGKFLVAGRFMRGFYGLAKGLAFGGLALCQALTALGPEAVSQMSLFFWLTPILVYLSVFLCIVRGVPVLLDIRGIMEQSPPSPKE from the coding sequence ATGCCCTTGATGATGTCCACGGCCAACCTGATCACCCTGCTGCGCCTGCCCCTGCTCATCCTGGTGGTGATCCTGCTCTATTTGCCCGGGGCCACGCCCTCCTTTATGGCCCTGTTCCTGCTGCCCGTGCTCTACCTCATGGACTGGCTGGACGGCTACGTGGCCCGCTTCAAGGACGAGGTCACCGACCTGGGCAGCGTCTTGGACATCGCGGTGGACCGGGTGGTGGAAAACGTCCTGTGGATCGTGTTCGTGCACCTGGGCGCGGTGCCCCTGTGGGTGGGCCTGGTGTTCATCATCCGCAGCTTCCTGGTGGACGGCCTCCGGGAGTTCGCCCTGGTCAAGGGCTACAGCGCCTTCGGCATGATGAGCTCGCCCCTGGGCAAATTCCTGGTGGCCGGGCGCTTCATGCGCGGGTTCTACGGCCTGGCCAAGGGCCTGGCCTTCGGCGGCCTCGCCCTGTGCCAGGCGCTCACCGCCCTGGGTCCCGAGGCGGTGAGCCAAATGTCTTTGTTCTTCTGGCTTACTCCCATTCTGGTATATTTGTCCGTGTTCCTTTGCATCGTGCGGGGCGTTCCGGTGCTGCTGGATATTCGCGGCATCATGGAGCAGTCCCCGCCCTCTCCCAAGGAGTAG
- a CDS encoding AMP-binding protein, protein MAAEVSLTLGGVLKQVAASQGDHEALVDLPSGARHTYGDFDRISDGLAKAFIALGLLPGQRLALWAPNQPEWLMVMYGAAKAGVVLSSVDTGFGAEELAYQLGQSRCAALVLVPGLAGREYLDALASLCPEVLQPAPDGLSCAQLPELKRVIVLGGEAPAGALAWNEALERGRAVPDAELFARMGAVRPEDAATLLYTSGTTGRPKGVLSPHHGLIMTSLAGGRNQALTSADRLAVSVPLCHMFGCICIALAGIIQRATLVFPSRLPEPGATLQAVVAEKCTALYGPPTSFIAMLDDPAYQAATGGGLRTGIMGGAQCPIEVMHRVANEMGVKDILIGYGQTEASSWISTSRPDDPLELRVSTVGRAVPGAEVKIVDPVSGDSLPAGEVGEICTRGYVMLGYFDMPAETAQAVDQDGWLHTGDLGSLDAQGYLSISGRLKEVIRKAGRIVFPARIEEVLFAHPAVNTVQAFGVPHPELGEEVAVWIKLERAAELDQEAVIAHLRAKLPDNHLPAWVRFVESFPMTPLGKIQKFRMRDLMLAELVSQGEL, encoded by the coding sequence ATGGCCGCTGAGGTCAGCTTGACCTTGGGAGGGGTGCTCAAGCAGGTGGCCGCCAGCCAGGGGGACCACGAGGCCCTGGTGGACCTGCCCAGCGGGGCCCGCCATACCTACGGCGACTTCGACCGCATCAGCGACGGCCTGGCCAAGGCCTTCATCGCCCTGGGCCTGCTGCCCGGTCAGCGCCTGGCCCTGTGGGCCCCCAACCAGCCGGAGTGGCTCATGGTCATGTACGGCGCGGCCAAGGCCGGGGTGGTGCTCTCCAGCGTGGACACCGGCTTCGGGGCCGAGGAGCTGGCCTACCAGCTGGGCCAGTCCCGCTGCGCCGCCCTGGTGCTGGTGCCGGGCCTGGCGGGCCGCGAATACCTGGACGCCCTGGCCTCGCTCTGCCCGGAGGTGTTGCAACCCGCCCCGGATGGCCTGTCCTGCGCCCAGCTTCCCGAGCTCAAGCGGGTAATCGTCCTGGGCGGCGAGGCCCCGGCCGGGGCCCTCGCCTGGAATGAGGCCCTGGAGCGAGGCCGCGCGGTGCCCGACGCGGAGCTTTTCGCGCGCATGGGCGCGGTGCGGCCCGAAGACGCGGCCACCCTGCTCTACACCTCTGGCACCACCGGCCGCCCCAAGGGAGTGCTGAGCCCTCATCACGGCCTGATCATGACCTCCCTGGCCGGGGGGCGTAACCAGGCCCTGACCAGCGCCGACCGTTTGGCCGTGTCCGTGCCCCTGTGCCACATGTTCGGCTGCATCTGCATCGCCCTGGCGGGCATCATCCAGCGGGCCACTTTGGTCTTCCCCTCCCGCCTGCCCGAACCGGGGGCCACCCTCCAGGCGGTGGTGGCCGAAAAATGCACCGCCCTGTACGGCCCGCCCACCTCTTTCATCGCCATGCTGGACGACCCGGCCTATCAGGCCGCCACCGGCGGCGGGCTGCGCACCGGCATCATGGGCGGGGCCCAGTGCCCCATCGAGGTGATGCACCGGGTGGCGAACGAGATGGGGGTCAAGGACATCCTCATCGGCTACGGCCAGACCGAGGCCAGCTCATGGATATCCACCAGCCGCCCTGACGACCCCCTGGAGCTGCGCGTATCCACCGTGGGCCGCGCGGTGCCCGGCGCGGAGGTCAAGATCGTGGACCCGGTGAGCGGCGATAGCCTCCCGGCCGGCGAGGTGGGCGAGATATGCACCCGGGGCTACGTGATGCTGGGCTACTTCGACATGCCCGCCGAGACCGCCCAGGCCGTGGACCAGGACGGCTGGCTGCACACCGGCGACCTGGGCAGCCTGGACGCCCAGGGCTATCTGAGCATCTCGGGCCGCCTCAAAGAGGTGATCCGCAAGGCCGGACGCATCGTGTTCCCGGCCCGCATCGAGGAGGTGCTCTTCGCCCATCCGGCGGTGAACACGGTTCAGGCCTTTGGGGTGCCCCACCCCGAGTTGGGCGAGGAGGTGGCGGTTTGGATCAAACTGGAGCGCGCCGCCGAGCTGGACCAGGAGGCGGTCATCGCCCATCTGCGCGCCAAGCTGCCGGACAACCACCTGCCCGCCTGGGTTCGTTTCGTGGAGAGCTTTCCCATGACCCCCCTGGGCAAGATACAGAAGTTCCGCATGCGCGATCTGATGCTGGCCGAGCTGGTTTCCCAAGGAGAGCTATAG
- the ubiA gene encoding putative 4-hydroxybenzoate polyprenyltransferase, with the protein MPASALGARLRDFGELVKFSHTVFLFPFALSALVLAASVRPVTFGVVFWVVVALVAARSAAMIMNRIADRRWDALNPRTAGRPLVTGKVSIALAWAWLALACGLLVLAAWMLNPLCLKLSPVALAWVLGYSFTKRYTWLCHLWLGVATALAPLGAWIAVTGAWDWRALLLAGAVTLWVAGFDVIYACQDIAFDREHALKSLPAHLGLKNALWVSRAMHALAGLGFLLLWPLFDLGPWYLAGALIVCLALVVEQTLVAIKQANIPMAFFTVNGFISIAYFLFLAMDRLS; encoded by the coding sequence ATGCCCGCCTCGGCTTTGGGCGCACGGCTCCGGGACTTCGGCGAGCTGGTCAAATTCAGCCACACCGTATTCCTGTTCCCCTTTGCCCTCAGCGCCCTGGTGCTGGCCGCCTCGGTGCGGCCGGTCACTTTTGGCGTGGTGTTCTGGGTGGTGGTGGCCCTGGTGGCCGCCCGCAGCGCGGCCATGATCATGAACCGCATCGCCGACCGCCGCTGGGACGCCCTGAACCCGCGCACCGCCGGACGCCCCCTGGTCACCGGCAAGGTGAGCATCGCCCTGGCCTGGGCCTGGCTGGCCCTGGCCTGCGGCCTGTTGGTCCTGGCCGCGTGGATGCTCAACCCGCTGTGCCTCAAGCTCTCGCCCGTGGCCCTGGCCTGGGTGCTGGGCTACAGCTTCACCAAGCGCTACACCTGGCTGTGCCACCTCTGGCTGGGCGTGGCCACGGCCCTGGCCCCCCTGGGCGCCTGGATCGCGGTGACCGGCGCCTGGGACTGGCGGGCCCTGCTGCTGGCCGGGGCGGTCACCCTGTGGGTGGCCGGCTTCGACGTGATCTACGCCTGCCAGGACATCGCCTTTGACCGCGAGCACGCGCTCAAGTCTTTGCCCGCCCACCTGGGCCTGAAAAACGCCCTATGGGTAAGCCGGGCCATGCACGCCCTGGCCGGGCTGGGCTTCCTGCTCCTGTGGCCCCTGTTCGATCTGGGCCCCTGGTATCTGGCCGGGGCGCTCATCGTGTGCCTGGCCCTGGTGGTGGAGCAGACCCTGGTGGCCATAAAACAGGCCAACATCCCCATGGCCTTTTTCACGGTCAACGGCTTCATCTCCATTGCCTACTTTTTGTTCCTAGCCATGGACCGGCTGTCATGA
- a CDS encoding thioredoxin domain-containing protein: MANRLAQEKSPYLLQHADNPVHWQPWDEAALAQAKAEDKPIFLSIGYATCHWCHVMAHESFEDPEVAALLNRDYVAIKVDREERPDLDGVYMAVCQTLTGRGGWPLSVWLTPEGKPFYAGTYFPKTTRQGMPGFIQVLQELSRRWKSPERAKMLGASEQIIAALKGQAGAAPGELGEATLAQAAEGLGSIYDPKHGGFGNAPKFPSPHHLTFLLRWHQRSPGGKALSMVQTTLDHMWRGGIFDQVGLGFHRYSVDAQWLVPHFEKMLYDQALMAMALCEAHQLTGEEGFATAAREVFAYVLRDMTSPEGGFFSAEDADSEGEEGLFYVWTPEQVRQAVGPELGGLFCRAYNVTEGGNFEHGLSIPHLTRSLEELAEAEGLAPGELAAKLDQARELLFQVREKRVHPLKDDKVITSWNGLMIAALALGARALNEPRYLEAAERAAEFIEAELRDENGRLARRWREGHLTGQGYLDDYAFYLWGLIELHQSGLKTRHLERALELSDLTHRLFEDAEQGGYFYTPEGGEELIFRDKEIYDGALPSGNSAMAYNLLRLGRLVGSVELEQRAEGIFAAFAGMVSRQPLAYTHLMNALDFSLSPGQEVVVVGKRGDAATEALIAKAVGGFAPHRVVLFKDAGAEGARVGALAPYALEMEQVGTGATAFVCTGHACQSPVNDPADMVLD, translated from the coding sequence ATGGCCAACCGCCTGGCCCAGGAAAAAAGCCCCTATCTTTTGCAGCACGCGGACAACCCGGTTCACTGGCAGCCCTGGGACGAGGCCGCCCTGGCCCAGGCCAAGGCCGAGGACAAACCGATCTTCCTGTCCATCGGCTACGCCACCTGCCACTGGTGCCATGTCATGGCCCACGAGTCCTTCGAGGACCCCGAGGTGGCCGCGCTGCTCAACCGCGACTACGTGGCCATCAAGGTGGACCGCGAGGAGCGGCCCGACCTGGACGGGGTGTACATGGCCGTGTGCCAGACCCTCACCGGCCGGGGGGGCTGGCCGCTGAGCGTGTGGCTCACCCCGGAGGGCAAGCCTTTCTACGCGGGCACCTACTTCCCCAAGACCACCCGCCAGGGCATGCCCGGCTTCATCCAGGTATTGCAGGAGCTCTCGCGCCGCTGGAAGAGCCCGGAGCGGGCCAAGATGCTAGGCGCCTCCGAGCAGATCATCGCGGCGCTCAAGGGCCAGGCCGGAGCCGCGCCCGGCGAGCTGGGCGAGGCCACCCTGGCCCAGGCGGCCGAGGGCCTGGGCTCCATCTACGACCCCAAGCACGGCGGCTTCGGCAACGCGCCCAAGTTCCCCAGCCCGCACCACCTAACCTTCCTGTTGCGTTGGCACCAGCGCTCACCCGGCGGCAAGGCGCTGAGCATGGTGCAGACCACCCTGGACCACATGTGGCGGGGCGGCATCTTCGACCAGGTGGGCCTGGGCTTCCACCGCTACTCCGTGGACGCCCAGTGGCTGGTGCCCCATTTCGAGAAGATGCTCTACGACCAGGCGCTCATGGCCATGGCCTTGTGCGAGGCCCACCAGCTCACCGGCGAGGAAGGCTTCGCCACCGCGGCCCGCGAGGTGTTCGCCTATGTGCTGCGCGATATGACCTCGCCCGAGGGGGGCTTCTTTTCGGCCGAGGACGCGGACAGCGAGGGCGAGGAAGGCCTGTTCTACGTGTGGACCCCCGAGCAGGTGCGCCAGGCCGTCGGCCCCGAGCTGGGCGGTCTGTTCTGCCGGGCCTACAACGTGACCGAAGGCGGCAACTTTGAGCACGGCCTGTCCATACCGCACCTGACCCGTTCCCTGGAGGAGCTGGCCGAGGCCGAGGGCCTGGCCCCCGGCGAGCTGGCCGCCAAGCTGGACCAGGCGCGGGAGCTGCTCTTCCAGGTGCGCGAGAAGCGGGTCCACCCGCTCAAGGACGACAAGGTCATCACCTCGTGGAACGGCCTGATGATCGCGGCCCTGGCCCTGGGCGCGCGGGCCCTGAACGAGCCGCGCTATCTGGAGGCGGCCGAGCGCGCGGCGGAGTTCATCGAGGCCGAGCTGCGCGATGAAAACGGCCGCCTGGCCCGGCGCTGGCGGGAGGGCCACCTCACCGGACAGGGATATCTGGACGACTACGCCTTTTATCTCTGGGGGCTCATCGAGCTTCACCAGAGCGGGCTAAAGACCCGCCATTTGGAGCGGGCCCTGGAGCTGTCCGACCTGACCCACCGCCTGTTCGAGGACGCGGAGCAGGGCGGCTATTTCTACACCCCCGAGGGCGGCGAGGAACTGATCTTCCGCGACAAGGAGATCTACGACGGCGCGCTGCCCTCGGGCAACTCGGCCATGGCCTACAACCTGCTGCGCCTGGGCCGCCTGGTGGGCTCGGTGGAGCTGGAGCAGCGGGCCGAGGGCATATTTGCGGCCTTCGCCGGGATGGTGTCCCGCCAGCCCCTGGCCTACACCCACCTGATGAACGCCCTGGACTTTTCCCTGAGCCCGGGCCAGGAAGTGGTGGTGGTGGGCAAGCGCGGCGATGCGGCCACCGAGGCGCTCATCGCCAAGGCAGTGGGCGGCTTCGCGCCCCATCGGGTGGTGCTGTTCAAGGACGCCGGGGCCGAGGGGGCGCGGGTGGGGGCTTTGGCTCCCTATGCCCTGGAAATGGAGCAGGTGGGCACCGGAGCCACGGCCTTTGTCTGCACCGGCCACGCCTGCCAGAGCCCGGTCAACGACCCGGCTGACATGGTTTTGGATTAA
- a CDS encoding MFS transporter gives MASCLAIFMPGALAFGFPGVMASHWQEAFGASRAQIGQIIFFMLAGVALITYLAGRWQERWGPGRVVVLGSLLGAGSNLLLIWAQGMTEVYIWALANGMYGGCVIIPALSVAQRWFAANKGLAAGLVSMVFGLGGAVTAPLFTWALAEAGSARLCLAVAGVVLAGGLALAPLLRFPAAPLPASGPGGTGPSPGVGQAVRSMSFWALWLTWALGGAAGIAMITLSTTFGLSRGLDLAGAVIILTCFNLTNGFSRLLSGWVSDHLGRNLTMAATFLAAGIAFFLLNQFSGLPVWAGLAAVIGFAFGTLFSVSVPLTADCFGLEHFGAIFGLVFTAYGFVAGALGPWLAGHLLDLSGGDFGLVFGYLGGFMLASAGLILLVRPLKAEA, from the coding sequence GTGGCCAGCTGCCTGGCCATCTTCATGCCCGGGGCCCTGGCCTTCGGCTTTCCCGGGGTCATGGCCTCCCATTGGCAGGAGGCCTTTGGGGCCAGCCGGGCCCAGATAGGCCAGATCATCTTTTTCATGCTGGCCGGGGTGGCCTTGATCACCTATCTGGCCGGGCGCTGGCAGGAGCGCTGGGGCCCCGGCCGGGTGGTGGTCCTGGGCTCGCTCCTGGGCGCGGGGTCCAACCTCCTGCTGATCTGGGCCCAGGGCATGACCGAGGTATATATCTGGGCCCTGGCCAACGGCATGTACGGCGGCTGCGTGATCATTCCCGCCTTGTCGGTGGCCCAGCGCTGGTTCGCGGCCAACAAGGGCTTGGCCGCCGGGCTGGTGAGCATGGTCTTCGGCCTGGGCGGCGCGGTGACCGCCCCCCTGTTCACCTGGGCCCTGGCCGAGGCCGGTTCGGCCCGGCTATGCCTGGCCGTGGCCGGGGTGGTGTTGGCCGGAGGGCTGGCCCTGGCTCCCCTGCTGCGCTTCCCCGCCGCGCCTCTCCCGGCTAGCGGCCCCGGCGGGACCGGGCCTTCCCCCGGAGTGGGGCAGGCGGTGCGCAGCATGTCTTTCTGGGCCCTTTGGCTCACCTGGGCCTTGGGCGGGGCGGCGGGCATCGCCATGATCACCCTGTCCACCACCTTCGGCCTTTCCCGAGGCCTGGACCTGGCCGGCGCGGTGATCATTCTGACCTGCTTCAATCTGACCAACGGCTTCAGCCGTCTGCTCAGCGGCTGGGTGTCGGACCACCTGGGGCGCAACCTGACCATGGCCGCGACCTTTTTGGCGGCCGGGATCGCTTTTTTCCTCTTGAACCAGTTCAGCGGACTGCCCGTCTGGGCCGGATTGGCCGCGGTGATCGGCTTCGCCTTTGGCACCCTGTTCTCGGTCAGCGTGCCCCTGACCGCCGACTGCTTCGGGCTGGAGCACTTCGGGGCGATCTTCGGACTGGTGTTCACCGCCTACGGCTTCGTGGCCGGGGCCCTGGGCCCCTGGCTGGCCGGGCATCTGCTGGATTTGAGCGGGGGAGACTTCGGCCTGGTGTTCGGCTATCTGGGCGGCTTCATGCTGGCCTCGGCCGGGCTGATCCTGCTGGTGCGCCCTCTCAAGGCCGAAGCCTAG